The following proteins are encoded in a genomic region of Syntrophotaleaceae bacterium:
- a CDS encoding proton-conducting transporter membrane subunit, translating into MSPELFLVGLAIIMAGGIGALLAGRVSRAASRWAAGCTLIGSFLGLTEALHVLTSGSTLHLSIPGPLPEGDMALALDPLSACFLLPVFLLAALCAVFGTSYLAEEEESRNLGPHWFFYCGLVVSMALVLTAANGLLFLAVWELMSLASFFLVAYENRRTEVVRAAWIYLIACHLGSAFLFALFLLAGNFCGSLQFADFVRLGGVSPGFALLLFLLCLVGFGTKAGLFPLHVWLPDAHPAAPSHVSALMSGAMVKTGIYGILRISTLLPLPPAWLGLSVAFLGILGALYGILLAAVQSDIKRCLAYSTVENVGIIFVGIGAGMYGLARHQEGIAMLGFAGALLHVWNHALFKGLMFLGAGSLSHGAGTRDMNRMGGLLRRMPVTGGLLVGGSLAIAALPPLNGLVGEWLIYLGLLRTGLAGDGFAGLLPLVLAVLLAVTGALAVVVFTRLAGVALLGEPRSDRAAAAHEAPTAMSLPMKVLLLGCLAVGLAPQAAVRLLTAPLVALTGAGVGELAAHLRVVANLGLAALVILLGLALVFGLLLWLCRMRPAGRSGTWGCGFSFPSARMAYTAGSYAELTQNHLVPAPLRSKPVSTAPEGLFPAAGRLVFDSLDPILDRMFQPFFRRFADRIVRLRWLQQGKLPIYLLYIFAACALLIAWSVLEGRGWRLG; encoded by the coding sequence ATGTCTCCCGAACTGTTTTTGGTTGGTTTGGCCATAATCATGGCCGGCGGAATCGGAGCATTGCTGGCCGGCCGGGTCTCCCGAGCGGCCTCCCGATGGGCGGCCGGTTGCACCCTGATCGGTTCTTTCCTCGGCCTGACCGAGGCGCTGCATGTGCTTACAAGCGGTAGCACGCTGCATTTATCGATACCTGGGCCCCTCCCCGAAGGCGACATGGCCTTGGCCCTCGATCCCCTGAGCGCCTGCTTTTTGTTGCCGGTTTTTCTGCTGGCCGCCCTGTGTGCTGTTTTTGGTACGTCTTATCTCGCCGAGGAAGAGGAGTCCCGTAACCTCGGACCCCACTGGTTTTTCTATTGTGGCCTGGTGGTATCTATGGCCCTGGTTTTGACGGCCGCCAATGGTCTGCTGTTCCTGGCGGTCTGGGAATTGATGTCGCTGGCCAGCTTTTTTCTGGTGGCTTATGAAAATCGCCGGACGGAGGTCGTCCGGGCTGCCTGGATCTATCTGATTGCCTGCCATTTGGGAAGCGCCTTTCTTTTCGCTCTTTTTCTGCTGGCCGGAAATTTCTGCGGTAGCTTGCAATTCGCCGATTTTGTCCGGCTTGGAGGCGTCTCACCCGGATTCGCCCTGCTGCTTTTCCTGCTCTGCCTTGTTGGTTTCGGCACTAAGGCCGGCCTGTTCCCCCTGCATGTCTGGCTTCCCGATGCCCATCCCGCCGCTCCAAGTCACGTATCGGCGCTGATGTCGGGAGCTATGGTGAAAACGGGTATTTACGGTATTTTGCGAATATCAACACTGCTCCCCCTGCCGCCTGCCTGGCTGGGTCTGTCGGTGGCCTTTCTTGGGATTCTTGGAGCGCTTTACGGTATCCTTTTGGCCGCGGTCCAGTCCGATATCAAGCGCTGTCTGGCTTATTCAACAGTGGAAAACGTCGGCATCATCTTTGTCGGTATCGGAGCCGGCATGTATGGCCTGGCTCGGCACCAGGAAGGGATCGCCATGCTCGGTTTTGCTGGAGCTCTGTTGCATGTCTGGAACCATGCCCTGTTCAAAGGATTGATGTTTCTCGGTGCCGGAAGCCTGTCGCATGGGGCAGGCACCCGCGATATGAACCGTATGGGCGGATTGCTGCGGCGTATGCCTGTTACCGGAGGGCTTCTGGTGGGCGGAAGTTTGGCCATCGCCGCCCTTCCGCCTCTCAATGGTCTTGTCGGCGAATGGCTGATCTATCTCGGACTCTTACGCACAGGCTTGGCGGGCGACGGGTTTGCAGGCCTGCTGCCGCTGGTGCTGGCGGTCCTGCTTGCGGTTACCGGTGCACTTGCAGTTGTGGTTTTCACCCGCCTGGCCGGGGTGGCCCTGCTCGGAGAGCCCCGTTCAGACCGGGCAGCAGCAGCCCATGAAGCACCGACTGCGATGTCTCTGCCGATGAAGGTTCTGCTCCTGGGCTGTTTGGCGGTCGGCCTTGCACCGCAGGCTGCAGTCCGGTTACTGACCGCGCCCCTCGTTGCCCTGACTGGAGCAGGAGTCGGGGAGCTTGCCGCCCATTTGAGGGTTGTGGCCAATCTCGGTCTGGCTGCCCTGGTCATCCTGCTCGGTCTGGCCCTGGTTTTCGGACTGCTGTTATGGTTGTGCCGGATGCGGCCTGCGGGGCGGTCTGGCACCTGGGGGTGTGGTTTCTCCTTCCCCTCAGCGCGCATGGCCTATACGGCCGGCAGTTATGCCGAACTGACACAGAATCACCTGGTGCCTGCGCCCTTGCGTTCAAAACCGGTATCCACGGCGCCCGAGGGATTGTTTCCGGCTGCGGGTCGTCTCGTGTTCGATTCACTGGATCCGATTCTGGATCGGATGTTCCAACCGTTTTTTCGGCGCTTCGCCGACCGGATCGTACGGCTGCGCTGGCTGCAACAGGGGAAACTCCCCATTTACCTGTTGTATATTTTCGCCGCCTGCGCACTCCTGATCGCCTGGAGCGTGCTTGAGGGGAGGGGGTGGAGGCTGGGATGA